Part of the Candidatus Limnocylindrales bacterium genome is shown below.
GATAAATCCTGCTCTGATTCCAGGTTGTACAAGACATCAAATTTTATAAATAACCAGAGCTCCCAGGATACTTAACACCGCCGTATATCCAAAACCTATTGCCGGAGAGACTGTGCTCCATAAAAATCCTACCACCAGGCTTGAAACAAAGTCCCCAATCCCATTGACAGTAGCTAACATGCCATATCCGGTTCCCCGCACCTCTTCGGGGAGAAGCTCAGCGGCTGTAGATCCTTCCAGGGCATCTTCCACGGCAATGTAAATCCCTCCTAAAACAAAAAGGATCAGCAAATAGCCGAAGCCCGGCGGAGCCAGGATAAACCCGATACCCATAACCCCGGAAAGGAGGTATCCCAAAGCCAGGAGCTCTCGTCGACCCAGTTTATCGCTGAGGGCTCCCACGGGATAGGCCGATAGGGCATAAAGAATATTATGGATCACATAAAGGGAAATGGCCAGACTTTCGGCTTTAGCCATTCCATAAATCGGGGTTAGAACCTGGGTGGCCCGTAGGATCAATAAGGTATGGGCGAAATCTCCCATCCCGAAGATGAAAACGCCTGCTAAAAACAGCTTAAAGCTTCGGGGCGTATCCGTTATGTTCTTGAAAAATTTCATGGCGTGGTTAGGAGCCCGGGATCTATCCTTGACTAAAAAAGCAATGGCGGCTGCAGAAAGCAGTCCGGGGACCAGGGTTATCACAAAAATAGTCCTTAAACTCAAGTATTTAATAAAAATAAACGCCAGAAACGGGCCCAACACCGCACCGGCAGTATCCATAGCCCGATGAAATCCAAAGGCGCGGCCATAAGCTTCCGGGGGTACAGAATCGGCCAGCATGGCGTCCCGGACCGGTCCTCGCAGCCCTCGACCCATCCAGCCAACTACCCGTCCAATGAGGACGTGCTGCCATAGGGTCGCCAGGGCAAAGGTTGCTTTAGATACTCCGGTGATTACATACCCGGCCACGGCCAAAGCCTTCCGTTTTCCGATCCGATCGCTGTACCACCCCGACCAGAGCTTGACAAAGCTCGAGGCTGCGTCGGCTACCCCCTCAATGATACCCAGGGCAGCAGCCGAAGCCCCAATGGTTGCTAGGAACATGGGTAAAATGGCCGTGGCCATTTCATGACCGGCATCGCTGAGGAAACTCGCCAACCCCATCCCTAACACATTTCTATTGAACCAGTTCTTCTTCTCTGTCATATGCCCTCCCGGGCTCCTTGAGCGTGAGTAAGGCTTCGCCGGCTAATCCTTTCACATAAGTACTGGGATCCTTGAGCATCCTTTCCAGATCCTCCCGGATCTCCGGATCACCTCTGGTTGCTAAAGCTCTGACGGCACTCCCACGAACTAAAAAAGAAGGATTATCCAGCAGTTTCGTTAAAACCAGAATGGTTTCTTGATCCCCTATTTTCCCCAAGGCCTCTGCTATTTCCTCCATTAAAAAATAATCCTTCGTCCCATCCAGAAGATCTAACCGCGGTCCCCTGGCTTCTTGACCCCTCTTTTCTCCAAGAAGATAAACCGTACACCTCTGAATCGTCGGGTCCGGATGATGAAGAGCCCGAATGAGCTTCTGGATAGGGCTCTGTCGGTCCAAAGCAGAAAGATCGGCTTTGCAACGAGGGCATAGAGAGAGATCTTTTGTAAATTCTTCCCAACACGAAGGGCAAAAAAATCTCCTCATAAGGTTTCTCCCTCCCGGCCTTCCAGGGTCTTTTTTAAGTTCAGTAGCTTTTTCTTAAGGGTTTGAATCGAGGCTAGTTTTTCATCCAACTCCCTCACCCGCCGTTCCACTTCTCCCTGGCTTTGAACCTTCATTTCCATAGCCCTCTTCAAGGCATTTTGAATATTCTCTCGGGTCATCCGAATCTGCCAATCTAATTTATCTTTAAGTTCTCGTACACTACCCTCCATCCGCTCCAGAAAGTCGTACCGTACCCGCCCCGCGTTCCGGTCCAGCTCGACCGCCACCTTGTTTAACATTTCCCCTAATACGAATTTTCGAAAGTAGGGTTTTGGCATCAACAGGGGAACATTATCCAAACCCCATCCCAGCAATTCTTCGGTTTTATAGTATAACCGACTTTGGGAAATTAAGGTTTCCACTCCTTCCAGGTTTTCCATGGACAGGTCAAACAGGTTCGCCGAAATTTGCCGAATCTGTTGAACGAGATGGTTTGCTCGGGCCGAAAAACGGGAGGCCATTTTCTCAAAACCCCGCCGCATTTTCTCATCTTCTGAGGGGAGCCAGGCCTGGAAGGCCTCTTCAATGGATCGATGAAGACAATGATCTAAAGCTTGAACCAGAGCCTTCTTATCGTCTTTTAAATGGGCTTCATAACACCTTTGAATCGATTCTTTAATGAGGGGCACCTGCTCCAGTTTGAACCACTCCAGGTCCCTATTTAAATCTTCCAGAAGCTTTTCGACCTCTCCCCGAATAAGTATTTCCATATCTTCCTGCTCTTGCTGAATGATTTGGGATTGGTAGTTGAATTGGTTGATCTTATGCTCCAGATCCAACACCGGGGTTTCAACAGCCTTTTTCTCCAGTTTAAAGACCATTTCCGCTTCCCCGACCACCCTTAAACCCTGGTTTAGGGACGATTCTAAGAAGATTTTTCCTTTACCCTGGAGGAGAAATTGGGATAAGGCTGCCTCAAAACCAGGAAGAAGGCTGGCCTCTATCTTTTCCAGGGAACCTCTTAATTTCCCCTCCAGGGCCAATTTAGCCGAAATAGGGTAGATCTTCACATCGGAGAGACCCAGATGGGTCTGGATGGCTTTCTTTGAAAATTCCAGGGACTGATCCCTTTCCGACTCCTCCACCTGATCGATCTTATTCTGGAGAAAGAAAATTTTTCCGATAAACGCTTTAACTTGCTTTAAGAAATCTAATTCTACCTGCGTCAGGGGTGGATCGACCCCCATTAAAAAAATAGCCGCATCGGCCCGGGGGAGATAGTTCTGGGTAATAACCGTGTTATCCACATAAATAGAACTGATTCCAGGGGTATCCACCAGGATGACCCCTTCCTGAAGATAGGGAGAAGGATAAAAAACCTCAATCCGTTCCACATTCTTTTCGTTATGGGGATTCCAGGACTCTGTGACATACCCGGCAATTTCCTCAAAGGGGATCTCTTTCTTGGTCCCTTCCTTAAACCGTACCGTTATTTTCAAGGTCTTCCCGTATCTGATTAACGTAATGATGGAGGTAAGGGGAATAATGGAAGTGGGTAACAGACTCACCCCCAGAAGGCTGTTAATAAGCGTGGATTTGCCCCGATTGAAATGTCCCAGGATGACCAGGTTAAATTGATCCTCCCGGAGTTTCAAGATCAAGGCCTGAAGATCCGTTTCAATCTTTGAATACCCTCCCCCACCCAGGAGTCCTCGAAGAACTTCCAGGTCGGTCAGGATGGATTCTTTAAGCGTTGTATAATTGCCAAGGAGAATGGACATATCCCTCATCGAAGTTGAAACATCGCCCTGTTCTGAAATAGACCCGGACAGTCTTTTTCTTGAAAGGAATCGTAAGCCAGCCCAGGGAACCGTTTTCCCTGTTCCGGTTATTTACCCTGCAAAAAAAAACCCTACCTGGGGTTTTTCCAGGTAGGGGATTAAAAAATATAACTCCTACCTTCAACCCGGTAAACTTTGAATACAAAAGAAACTTTCTCGGATCGAATGTAGGAGTTATCAGCCGTTTTAATCTCCAACGGCGGTTCTGGTGAACTCCATCACCTAAAAATTAAAATAGTATGCAGCCTCCCAAATGTCAAATTAAAATTAAAGCCTGTAACAAAAAAGTCTTGTTTAATTCGTTTAACTCTGATAAAAACCTATCTATGCGGAAAAAATATCTTCTTTTTATAGTTCTGTTTTTCTGGATCATTCTCTTCGGACTTTGGGGGTTCCGACTCTATTTTCGGAGGCCTTTTCAGGTGGTTATGTGTGCCGGGGATAGTATTACGGCTGAAGCTTATCCCACCTATTTGCAGGAAAGATTAAATCAAGCGGGAATCCGGATAAAAGTTGTCAATAAAGGGGTTAAAGGAAATACGTCGGGAGAATATTTAAGATATCTTACCTCTCACCCGGTACTTCAAGAAGTAAATCCCCATATCGTCCTGCTTCAGTTAGGTACCAATGATGTAAGAATCGATGGGGATCATACCCCAACCGATCAATTTGTCAATAACCTGAATAAAATTATTGATCTCATTCAGAATTATACAGGTCCCCAGGGTCAGCGGCCTAAAATCTTACTGGCTACCGTACCGCCTCTTGTAATCGACGAGAATCATCGCCGGGTTTTCAACCAGGATTCCCAACGTCGAATCGTCGAGGAAATCAATCCGGCCATTAAAAAAATTGCGAAGTCTCGGGGATTGGCCTTATTGGATCTATATCAGCTTTTTCAAGAGCATCCTGAGTTTTTAACCGGGGTTCATCCGACGCAGGAGGGATACAAGGCCATGGCAGAGGCCTGGTTTAATCAGCTAAGCCCCCTGGTGAGCTCTTATTGAAAAAGGTCAGGCTCAGGGTTAGAAGTTGGGTGTTTCTACCTTTGTGAAATGGGAGAAAGGATTTCTCACCCTTAGCTGGATACGGAGAGAACCTTAGGTCGGTTTAGAAAGGGGTCAAAAGCCGGAAGTCACAATAAAACCGGATAAGCCACTCATCTCTCCCTGACCGGATCGGAGGTATGTAAATTCTGAACTTTGTTATTCGGATTCCTTCTGGTTCTTGACTCCTGCATAATTACATGATAAGGATCAGTTATGAAACTTTGTAAATACCTATTGTTTGGTTGGATTTTGTTCCTTTGGGTTCCTTCCCGTTCTTGGGGAGAGGTTAAAAATCCTGACGCCTTGCTGGAATTGACCCGACAAAAGGCTAAAGAAACCGATGCGCTCCTTCAACAGATTGAAGAGGATAATGCAATTATGGCCAAGTACGTTTTGTTGCTTTTCTCAAATCCACCCGAGAAGCCAATCTATAACCCCCATATCTATACTTTTGACGAAACAGGGGTTTATGGGGATCACCAGCAGAAGAGTCAAACAAGTGTTTGGTTTAAAGGAAGGTCGGGTTCACTCCCAGAAGAAGTGATCAAGCAGATCCGGGCCACCGAATCCATGGAGAAACGGTATAAGGAACTTAAAAAGCGCTATGATTATATAAAATGGATTTACCTGATAACGGCAGAGGGTGTGATTCGGGTTTATCCCCGGGAGGCCAAAGCGAAGTATCCTGGAGACTCCGATCCCCGGGAATCCCTGGCCTATGTTTGGGCAGGGCCTGAAAAAAATCCTCAGCATCAGACCGTCTGGACAGAACCTTACAAGGACCCCCAGGAAAAATGGATGGTGACCTGTTCCACCCCTCTGTATGAGAAGGGGACTTTTTTAGGCGTTCAAGCCCTGGATATAACCTTGGAGGAGCTGAAAGATAAGGTTCTTAAGGTAAAAGCCGGAAAAAGCAGCGTAGCCCTTTTGATCGACAAAAAAGGAAACATTCTGGCTCAATCTTCCCAGACTAAAGGAGATAAAAAAGAAGAAAGTTTTAACTATACCCATCTGGCTTCTTTACCTGATGAATCTATTCAGGGGATCATTCAGAAATTAAGCGAAGGAAGAGAAGGGGTCGTTAAGCTCAAGATCCAGGATCAGCACCGGTATTTTGCCTTTGTTCCGGTTAAAACAACTGGATGGATTTATGGGATTATAAGTAAAATGTGAGAAAGATACCGGGGGATAACCTCTAAAAATTTTTCCTTGACTTCTCTATATATTTTTTGTTAACCTAATTGTTTTAATAAGCTGGTAATAAATTCTTACGGCTTAGAGAAAGGAGTTAGATATGTCGGAAAATGAGGAAAAAGGTTTCAAAATCATAGATCGAAGAGCTTCGAGTCAGGAGGCTGATAAGACCTCTAAACCTCAGGAGAAATCTCCTGCTTCGACGCAAGAGGAGAAGAAAGCCGGCGCAGCGGAGGAGAAAGCCGGTAAAAAAACTCAACAGGTTCCCTTACCCGAGGCAAGTTTTTTATCTCTTATCTTTACCTTTTATGCTGATGCTCAGATTGGATTAGGTCTGGTTCCTAACCCTCTGACTAAAAAAGTCGAGAAAGATTTGGTGAGAGCCAAATATCTTATTGATCTCTTAGGGATTCTCCAGGAGAAAACCAAGGGTAACCTGACCGCTGAAGAGGAAAGAACGTTAGAAGATATTCTGTTCCATCTTCGTATGATCTATGTCGAGGAGCTTAAAAAGTAATTCCAGCCTATGAGAAGACCTGAGATCGGTTATAGAAAATATCCGGGTATCCCGATTATTTTACTTTTGATAACCTGGATTCAGGGGTTTGGGATATTGGAAATAGAAGCGGTACAGGGAGGAGAGTCTACAGTACCCGTGGGACAGGAATCCAAGGTACCCCCGGAACCGAAGATTTCCCCTTCCTCCCTGGAATCCCTTACAGGCCTGTGGTTTGAAGCCGTCGATCTCTTGCAGAAGAGAAACTATGAAGAGGCTAAACAGAAGTTGAGGGAGGTTAATACCAAAAAACAGGAGGTCGGTTTGGAGAGTCTCATTCCGGCGTCTGATGTGGTAATTAGGGAGAGCGAGCTGATAAGGGGAGATTTTGCCGCTCAAGTCGATCTTTTAGAAATGGCCAGCAAATTGGCTCCTTACAATTGGCGGGCCCGATTTGCTTTGGCCAAACTTCATATAAGTAAAGGAAATCTTTATGGATTCGTGGTAGAGTCCCTTCGGGGTCTTAAGGATAAAATCCTGGATATCTATACCCTTTATGCTTCCCTTAACAAAACATTGGAGATCCTGGCGCTCTCTTTATTTACAGCTTTCTCTCTGGTCATCTTATTTTCTTTTGTTCAGGTCCATAGAGCCCTATTCCACGACATCCAGGAGCGACTTCCCGGATCTTTACCTCTCCTTCCCATTTCGATTATGGGGTGGGTCTTCCTGGCCATCGTCCTATGGATCGGAGGAGTCTTCTGGTTCATTCTTTTACTTTCCATCCTGACCTGGGGTTACCTGGAACCTCTGGGTAAAAGGTTTATTAAAGCCTTTTTGGTTTTTGTCTTTCTTCTTCCGCTGATCCTTCTCATCATGGGCATAACCCTCAACGCGTATCATACTCCTTATATTAAAGCCCTCCGGGATCTCAGTTACGGAATTTATAGCGGAGAAACCGAAAAAATTTTTAAAGAAGCTCTGCAATCCGACCCATTCAATCCAGAGGCCAGCTTTTCCCTGGCCCTCATCAACAAGAAAAAAGGCTTCTTAGAAGCGGCTGAAAAAGGGTATCGAGAACTCATCGAGCGTTCTTATCAACTGGACAAAGTTTATACTAATTTGGGAAACGTTTATTATGCTGAGAAAAAATTCAATGAGGCTATCAAAGCTTATGAGAGTGCCTTAGAGGAAAATCCTAAATTATTCTCCGCCCACTATAATCTGGCCCAGGCTCTGTGGCAAGATCCAGGTTCTTCGGAAAAAGCTGCCGGGGAACTAGATCAGGCCCAACGCCTGGATTACGATCGGTTTAATAAGATTCGGGAAATTGCAGGAACCAGTTCACATTATAACCTGGTTTTGGTAGATGAGTGGCTTCCCCGATATGCCCCCTTTATAGGTAGTCTTAAACTCTGGCAACCGGGGTATGAAGCCTCTAAAAAGATCTGGAACTTATTCTCCAGACTGGATAATCCACTCTACCTGTTGGGGGTTGCTCCCTTCAGTTGGTGGATTTTAATCAAGGCTCTGGATCGCTTCCAAAGAAAAACGGGATATGCCTATTACTGTGAAATGTGTGGAGATCCCATATGTAAGTACTGCCAGCAGGGAAGCGGGACCCGGAAATTATGCACCTCCTGCAGCTATATTTTTGCGAAGCGGGGTGTGGTGAAACCCGGGAAACGGGAAGAAAAAATTCGCCAGGTCAAACGTTATGAACAGGCTCGACGCTGGACGGCTCGAATTACTTCCCTTCTGCTCCCGGGTTCAGGTCATATTTATCTGGGATATATGGGAAAGGGTTTTGTTATCGGCGGATTGATCGCCGTCCTTTTCTTTCATTTATCCCTTCAAAATATATTCCTTTACGCCTATGAAGGGATTTCAACCCCTAATACCTTTGCAGTCTTTCTCACAGAATGGATTATCCTTTTAAGCATTTATGTATTCACCCTACGGGACATTTTTTCTTTGGCACCCAGGAATTGATCACGGAGACGACTGTTATGGCTCTAGCTGGCAATATTAAAGAGTTTAGCCTGGCAGATATTTTTCAAATTATCTCTTTACAACAAAAAACCGGGGAGCTATTTGTCAAAGGATCTGAAGGCTCTGTAACGATTATTTTTGAAAGGGGCGTCGTTATCGGTGCTGATGCCTCTTTCCGACAGGTAGAAAGTCGGTTAGGCCAGGTTTTGGTCCGAAGCGGAAAAATTACCAAGTTTCAATTAAAGCGGGCCCTCGATAAGCAGAAAAAAACTCTCCAACCCCTTGGAACCATTCTGGCTGAACTGGGGGATGTGGATATAGAAAGCCTAAGACAGGCACTCTCCCAACAGATCCAGGAAACCATCTACCATCTGCTAAGATGGACCGATGGAGAATATAAATTCACACCAAAAAAATCTGTTGAGTACGATAAAAATCTTATCAAACCCATCAATACCGAATTTCTCGTCATGGAAGGATTCCGAATCACAGACGAGTGGCCCGAGATCGAAAAAAGAATTCCCTCTTTTCAGGTGGTCGTTCGTCGGGTTCCTGGCGCCAGCCTGCCCAACCCCGATGAGGTAGAATCCATGGACTCCGAGGAGGAGGTTAAGATTTCTGAAAATCAGAAGAAAATCTTTGATTTATTAGAATCAGAAAAAACCATCCAGGATCTCATCGATATGAGTCATCTGGGAGAATTCGATACCTGCCAGACCGTCTATGCCCTCATGA
Proteins encoded:
- a CDS encoding tetratricopeptide repeat protein yields the protein MRRPEIGYRKYPGIPIILLLITWIQGFGILEIEAVQGGESTVPVGQESKVPPEPKISPSSLESLTGLWFEAVDLLQKRNYEEAKQKLREVNTKKQEVGLESLIPASDVVIRESELIRGDFAAQVDLLEMASKLAPYNWRARFALAKLHISKGNLYGFVVESLRGLKDKILDIYTLYASLNKTLEILALSLFTAFSLVILFSFVQVHRALFHDIQERLPGSLPLLPISIMGWVFLAIVLWIGGVFWFILLLSILTWGYLEPLGKRFIKAFLVFVFLLPLILLIMGITLNAYHTPYIKALRDLSYGIYSGETEKIFKEALQSDPFNPEASFSLALINKKKGFLEAAEKGYRELIERSYQLDKVYTNLGNVYYAEKKFNEAIKAYESALEENPKLFSAHYNLAQALWQDPGSSEKAAGELDQAQRLDYDRFNKIREIAGTSSHYNLVLVDEWLPRYAPFIGSLKLWQPGYEASKKIWNLFSRLDNPLYLLGVAPFSWWILIKALDRFQRKTGYAYYCEMCGDPICKYCQQGSGTRKLCTSCSYIFAKRGVVKPGKREEKIRQVKRYEQARRWTARITSLLLPGSGHIYLGYMGKGFVIGGLIAVLFFHLSLQNIFLYAYEGISTPNTFAVFLTEWIILLSIYVFTLRDIFSLAPRN
- a CDS encoding DUF4388 domain-containing protein, producing the protein MALAGNIKEFSLADIFQIISLQQKTGELFVKGSEGSVTIIFERGVVIGADASFRQVESRLGQVLVRSGKITKFQLKRALDKQKKTLQPLGTILAELGDVDIESLRQALSQQIQETIYHLLRWTDGEYKFTPKKSVEYDKNLIKPINTEFLVMEGFRITDEWPEIEKRIPSFQVVVRRVPGASLPNPDEVESMDSEEEVKISENQKKIFDLLESEKTIQDLIDMSHLGEFDTCQTVYALMTKGLVEKVPEGEVKKKPKEISSRGYPGLTEKLYVLGGILMLGLILWIGFQVGLKNSVFLYPGQSPTGLQFLKEESTKSELTKMQEILTAYYVRYRQYPASLDELVIKGFIREHDLYDPWGHKYLWTKTETGMVLSSVGPDGKAQTNDDILGSPLTGSLLF
- a CDS encoding cache domain-containing protein, producing the protein MKLCKYLLFGWILFLWVPSRSWGEVKNPDALLELTRQKAKETDALLQQIEEDNAIMAKYVLLLFSNPPEKPIYNPHIYTFDETGVYGDHQQKSQTSVWFKGRSGSLPEEVIKQIRATESMEKRYKELKKRYDYIKWIYLITAEGVIRVYPREAKAKYPGDSDPRESLAYVWAGPEKNPQHQTVWTEPYKDPQEKWMVTCSTPLYEKGTFLGVQALDITLEELKDKVLKVKAGKSSVALLIDKKGNILAQSSQTKGDKKEESFNYTHLASLPDESIQGIIQKLSEGREGVVKLKIQDQHRYFAFVPVKTTGWIYGIISKM
- a CDS encoding HEAT repeat domain-containing protein, encoding MRRFFCPSCWEEFTKDLSLCPRCKADLSALDRQSPIQKLIRALHHPDPTIQRCTVYLLGEKRGQEARGPRLDLLDGTKDYFLMEEIAEALGKIGDQETILVLTKLLDNPSFLVRGSAVRALATRGDPEIREDLERMLKDPSTYVKGLAGEALLTLKEPGRAYDREEELVQ
- a CDS encoding MFS transporter, translated to MTEKKNWFNRNVLGMGLASFLSDAGHEMATAILPMFLATIGASAAALGIIEGVADAASSFVKLWSGWYSDRIGKRKALAVAGYVITGVSKATFALATLWQHVLIGRVVGWMGRGLRGPVRDAMLADSVPPEAYGRAFGFHRAMDTAGAVLGPFLAFIFIKYLSLRTIFVITLVPGLLSAAAIAFLVKDRSRAPNHAMKFFKNITDTPRSFKLFLAGVFIFGMGDFAHTLLILRATQVLTPIYGMAKAESLAISLYVIHNILYALSAYPVGALSDKLGRRELLALGYLLSGVMGIGFILAPPGFGYLLILFVLGGIYIAVEDALEGSTAAELLPEEVRGTGYGMLATVNGIGDFVSSLVVGFLWSTVSPAIGFGYTAVLSILGALVIYKI
- a CDS encoding SGNH/GDSL hydrolase family protein — protein: MRKKYLLFIVLFFWIILFGLWGFRLYFRRPFQVVMCAGDSITAEAYPTYLQERLNQAGIRIKVVNKGVKGNTSGEYLRYLTSHPVLQEVNPHIVLLQLGTNDVRIDGDHTPTDQFVNNLNKIIDLIQNYTGPQGQRPKILLATVPPLVIDENHRRVFNQDSQRRIVEEINPAIKKIAKSRGLALLDLYQLFQEHPEFLTGVHPTQEGYKAMAEAWFNQLSPLVSSY
- a CDS encoding dynamin family protein, yielding MSILLGNYTTLKESILTDLEVLRGLLGGGGYSKIETDLQALILKLREDQFNLVILGHFNRGKSTLINSLLGVSLLPTSIIPLTSIITLIRYGKTLKITVRFKEGTKKEIPFEEIAGYVTESWNPHNEKNVERIEVFYPSPYLQEGVILVDTPGISSIYVDNTVITQNYLPRADAAIFLMGVDPPLTQVELDFLKQVKAFIGKIFFLQNKIDQVEESERDQSLEFSKKAIQTHLGLSDVKIYPISAKLALEGKLRGSLEKIEASLLPGFEAALSQFLLQGKGKIFLESSLNQGLRVVGEAEMVFKLEKKAVETPVLDLEHKINQFNYQSQIIQQEQEDMEILIRGEVEKLLEDLNRDLEWFKLEQVPLIKESIQRCYEAHLKDDKKALVQALDHCLHRSIEEAFQAWLPSEDEKMRRGFEKMASRFSARANHLVQQIRQISANLFDLSMENLEGVETLISQSRLYYKTEELLGWGLDNVPLLMPKPYFRKFVLGEMLNKVAVELDRNAGRVRYDFLERMEGSVRELKDKLDWQIRMTRENIQNALKRAMEMKVQSQGEVERRVRELDEKLASIQTLKKKLLNLKKTLEGREGETL
- a CDS encoding DUF1844 domain-containing protein; its protein translation is MSENEEKGFKIIDRRASSQEADKTSKPQEKSPASTQEEKKAGAAEEKAGKKTQQVPLPEASFLSLIFTFYADAQIGLGLVPNPLTKKVEKDLVRAKYLIDLLGILQEKTKGNLTAEEERTLEDILFHLRMIYVEELKK